Proteins encoded together in one bacterium window:
- a CDS encoding ATPase, T2SS/T4P/T4SS family yields MASRDSQNRETTRRRLESQVSEGLAHLIAALDSESAGDVIANGDGNHVLIRGTGWRRFGERSSDASRERTLKSIASLLGESLTQEEPALAGKIEHLGIRVQGAIPPLSPSPEIALRRPPEKVFSLDDFDCRGFEDALRSALLHRKNILIVGSTGSGKTRFAEVQINILGEYFPEAHLLLLEDASEIRSRFALTSARRVVPPSTLRALVFQGMRLNPTFIVIGEVRGPEAYDLLKAWSTGHPGGVTTIHASSARGALTRLEQLVLEAGVPSQNALIGEVVDLVVHLVREGDVPAINEVIYVQGWDNSTQTYVVQPLSAESRIGPDGPEE; encoded by the coding sequence ATGGCTTCACGAGACTCCCAGAATCGCGAGACGACGCGCCGTCGACTCGAATCCCAGGTCAGCGAGGGGCTTGCCCACCTCATCGCTGCCTTGGATTCGGAGTCGGCTGGCGACGTGATCGCGAATGGCGACGGTAATCATGTCCTGATTCGGGGGACCGGTTGGCGTCGGTTCGGCGAGCGGTCGTCGGACGCCTCGCGCGAGCGCACGCTCAAGTCGATCGCTTCTCTGCTCGGGGAGTCGCTCACACAGGAAGAACCCGCGCTTGCCGGGAAGATCGAGCACCTGGGAATTCGGGTTCAAGGCGCGATTCCGCCCCTCAGCCCAAGCCCCGAAATCGCATTGCGACGTCCGCCCGAGAAGGTCTTCTCGCTCGATGACTTCGATTGTCGCGGATTCGAAGACGCGCTCCGGAGCGCGCTTCTTCATCGCAAGAATATTCTCATCGTGGGCTCGACGGGATCTGGCAAGACCCGTTTCGCAGAAGTCCAGATCAACATCCTTGGCGAGTACTTCCCTGAAGCTCACCTTCTTCTGCTCGAAGACGCAAGCGAGATTCGCTCGCGCTTCGCGCTCACGAGCGCCCGTCGCGTGGTCCCCCCTTCCACGCTTCGGGCGCTCGTGTTTCAGGGCATGCGCCTGAACCCGACCTTCATCGTCATCGGTGAGGTGCGAGGTCCCGAGGCCTACGACCTGCTGAAGGCATGGTCCACGGGCCATCCCGGCGGCGTCACGACGATTCATGCGAGCTCAGCGCGCGGCGCACTCACGCGCCTCGAACAGCTCGTGCTCGAGGCCGGCGTTCCCTCTCAAAACGCGCTGATCGGTGAGGTCGTAGACCTGGTCGTTCATCTCGTTCGCGAGGGAGACGTCCCGGCGATCAACGAAGTCATCTACGTGCAGGGCTGGGACAACTCGACCCAGACGTACGTCGTACAGCCGCTTTCTGCCGAAAGCCGCATCGGTCCAGACGGGCCCGAGGAGTAG
- the istA gene encoding IS21 family transposase: MAGRRLSMRRLREILRQKWALGRSHREVAGSLGVSLGAVSAALSRARAAGLESWEAVLPLGEVELEHRLYRQALGGSPARPLPDWSEVHTELGQKGVTLQLLHHEYRERHPDGYAYTQFCDYYRRWLGQQKRSMRQRHRAGEKLFIDYSGKKPSVVDPTSGEVREVELFVATLGASNYTYAEATESQKSADFIASHVRAFEYFGGVTELLVPDQLKSGVTRACRYEPGLQRTYEEMAEHYGTTAMPARPRKPKDKAKVEVAVQIVQRWILARIRHETFFSLAVLNTRIRERLDELNARPMRSYRASRRELFEKLDRPALRPLPSTRFVFAEWKHAKVNIDYHVELEGHYYSVPHALVGEAVELRFTAGTLEVYFRGERVASHTRHGPEHRIPGRHSTKPSHMPKAHQKHLEWTPTRLIHWGESVGEATGALVAAILADRPHPEQGYRSCMGILRLAKQYGNDRLEAACARALRVHARSYQHVESILKHGLDRVVESDAATTTSQPRLPLHANVRGSDYYESHEPSQHEPNQGELTDAQ, from the coding sequence ATGGCGGGTCGGAGACTGTCGATGCGACGATTGCGAGAGATCCTGAGGCAGAAGTGGGCGCTCGGGCGGAGCCACCGCGAGGTGGCGGGAAGCCTGGGCGTGAGCTTGGGCGCGGTCTCGGCCGCGCTGTCCCGAGCCCGGGCGGCGGGACTCGAGTCCTGGGAGGCCGTGCTGCCGCTCGGCGAGGTCGAGCTCGAGCACCGGCTCTACCGCCAGGCCCTGGGCGGATCCCCGGCTCGCCCGCTGCCCGACTGGTCGGAGGTCCACACGGAGCTCGGCCAGAAGGGCGTCACGCTCCAGCTCCTCCACCACGAGTACCGGGAGCGCCACCCCGACGGCTACGCCTATACGCAGTTCTGTGACTACTACCGCCGCTGGCTGGGCCAGCAGAAGCGCTCCATGCGCCAACGCCATCGGGCGGGAGAAAAACTCTTCATCGACTACTCGGGAAAGAAGCCCAGCGTCGTCGACCCGACCAGCGGCGAGGTGCGCGAGGTCGAGCTCTTCGTCGCGACCCTCGGCGCCTCGAACTACACCTACGCGGAGGCCACCGAGAGTCAGAAGTCGGCCGACTTCATCGCCTCGCACGTGCGCGCCTTCGAGTACTTCGGCGGCGTGACCGAGCTGCTCGTGCCCGATCAGCTGAAGAGCGGCGTGACGCGCGCCTGTCGCTACGAGCCCGGTCTGCAGCGCACCTACGAGGAGATGGCCGAGCACTACGGCACGACGGCGATGCCGGCCCGGCCTCGCAAGCCGAAGGACAAGGCCAAGGTCGAGGTGGCCGTCCAGATCGTCCAGCGCTGGATCCTCGCACGGATCCGCCACGAGACGTTCTTCTCCCTGGCCGTGCTCAACACGCGGATCCGCGAGCGGCTCGACGAGCTCAACGCCCGGCCCATGCGGAGCTACCGCGCCAGTCGTCGGGAGCTGTTCGAGAAGCTCGACCGGCCCGCCCTGCGCCCGCTTCCGTCCACCCGCTTCGTCTTCGCCGAGTGGAAGCACGCGAAGGTGAACATCGACTACCACGTCGAGCTGGAGGGCCACTACTACTCGGTTCCCCACGCTCTGGTCGGAGAGGCCGTGGAGCTGCGGTTCACGGCCGGGACGCTCGAGGTCTACTTCCGGGGCGAACGGGTGGCGTCTCACACCCGCCACGGCCCCGAGCATCGGATCCCGGGCCGTCACTCGACCAAGCCCTCGCACATGCCCAAGGCGCACCAGAAGCATCTCGAGTGGACGCCGACGCGGCTCATCCACTGGGGCGAGAGCGTGGGCGAGGCGACGGGGGCGCTGGTCGCGGCCATCCTGGCCGACCGACCCCATCCCGAGCAGGGCTACCGCTCCTGCATGGGGATCCTGCGCCTCGCCAAGCAGTACGGCAACGATCGGCTGGAGGCCGCCTGCGCACGTGCTCTGCGCGTACATGCCCGCTCCTATCAACACGTCGAGTCGATCCTGAAGCACGGACTCGATCGCGTGGTCGAGTCCGACGCCGCGACGACGACGTCGCAACCCCGTCTTCCGCTGCACGCGAACGTGCGCGGGAGCGACTACTACGAGTCTCATGAACCCAGCCAACACGAACCCAACCAAGGAGAACTGACCGATGCTCAATGA
- a CDS encoding TrbC/VirB2 family protein, which yields MPRLAILMLPLAVIVVSATPAHASTLVTGLPWEAVLTLILESITGPVARVVSAVAVVVTGLTWMMGEHGRGARHLFGVAFGVSLALGALSFLEALGFDTATF from the coding sequence ATGCCCCGACTTGCCATTCTCATGCTGCCGCTCGCGGTGATCGTCGTTTCGGCGACTCCGGCTCATGCCTCGACACTCGTGACAGGGCTTCCCTGGGAAGCTGTGCTGACGCTGATCCTCGAATCGATCACGGGGCCGGTCGCACGCGTCGTCAGCGCCGTCGCCGTAGTTGTGACCGGACTGACGTGGATGATGGGGGAGCACGGGCGCGGGGCCCGTCACTTGTTTGGCGTCGCGTTCGGCGTTTCTCTCGCGCTCGGCGCGCTCAGCTTCCTCGAGGCGCTTGGCTTCGATACGGCGACGTTCTGA
- the traF gene encoding conjugative transfer signal peptidase TraF, which yields MRTHSIRVGCVLVLALLLVGAEYFQAFPLRVATGDSLPKGLYWTTELSLTRGSIVLVCLPIETATLGRVRGYLKSGSCPGGARPIGKPVGAIAGDFISLGDGGIRVNGVWISDHDPSEADAQGRRLAPIPDGVYEVASGEVWLISNHHPRSWDSRYFGPVAIDMVLGELRPLWSFPALGSARPLR from the coding sequence ATGCGAACGCATTCCATTCGAGTTGGTTGTGTATTGGTCCTGGCCCTACTGCTGGTCGGCGCGGAATACTTTCAAGCGTTTCCACTGCGAGTCGCCACCGGTGACAGCCTGCCGAAAGGGCTTTACTGGACAACTGAGCTTTCGCTCACGCGTGGCAGCATCGTTCTTGTATGCCTGCCGATCGAAACCGCGACGCTCGGCCGTGTCCGTGGCTATCTGAAGTCGGGAAGCTGTCCAGGGGGCGCTCGGCCCATCGGGAAGCCGGTTGGTGCGATAGCCGGCGACTTTATCTCGCTGGGGGACGGTGGGATTCGCGTCAATGGCGTTTGGATTTCAGACCACGACCCCTCTGAAGCGGATGCACAGGGCCGGCGTCTCGCGCCCATCCCGGACGGCGTCTACGAGGTAGCGAGTGGTGAGGTTTGGTTGATCAGCAACCATCACCCGCGCAGCTGGGATTCGCGCTACTTCGGGCCGGTGGCGATTGATATGGTGTTGGGGGAGCTTCGACCACTCTGGAGTTTCCCCGCGCTCGGTTCGGCGAGGCCTCTGCGATGA
- the istB gene encoding IS21-like element helper ATPase IstB has product MLNEPTMEKLRAMRLGTLADSWLEQQGDADVQALGFDERMALLVDAEWLDRENKKLARNLKQAKLRLSQATVEDLDYSGRRKLEKSVIRQLATCQWIDAHQNVVVTGATGVGKTYVACALAQQALRRGYKALYRRVPRLFDELALAHADGTYPRLLAKLAKVDVLVLDDWGLVPLGQSERRDLLEIIEDRYGARSTILTSQLPIEAWHDHVGEATIADAICDRLLHNAHRIALEGDSRRKATKTRS; this is encoded by the coding sequence ATGCTCAATGAACCGACGATGGAGAAGCTGCGCGCGATGCGGCTCGGGACGCTGGCCGACTCATGGCTCGAACAACAAGGGGACGCCGACGTGCAGGCGCTCGGGTTCGACGAGCGGATGGCGCTGCTGGTCGACGCCGAGTGGCTGGACCGGGAGAACAAGAAGCTGGCGCGGAACCTGAAGCAGGCGAAGCTCAGGCTCTCTCAGGCGACGGTCGAGGATCTCGACTACTCGGGCCGTCGGAAGCTCGAGAAGTCGGTGATCCGTCAGCTGGCGACGTGCCAGTGGATCGACGCTCATCAGAACGTCGTCGTCACGGGAGCGACCGGCGTGGGCAAGACCTACGTCGCTTGCGCCCTGGCACAGCAGGCGCTGCGGCGAGGCTACAAGGCGCTCTATCGCCGCGTGCCGCGGCTCTTCGACGAGCTGGCACTCGCGCACGCCGACGGCACGTATCCGCGCTTGCTGGCGAAGCTCGCCAAGGTCGACGTGCTGGTGCTCGACGACTGGGGTCTCGTGCCGCTGGGCCAGAGCGAGCGGCGCGACCTGCTCGAGATCATCGAGGATCGCTACGGCGCCCGGTCGACGATCCTGACCAGCCAGCTGCCGATCGAGGCCTGGCACGACCACGTCGGCGAGGCCACGATCGCCGACGCCATCTGCGATCGGCTGCTCCACAACGCCCACCGGATCGCTCTCGAGGGCGATTCTCGACGAAAGGCGACGAAGACGCGAAGCTAA
- a CDS encoding DUF3363 domain-containing protein yields the protein MSEDELRVRPGKIRGERGRHPRASRRFQFSRRLGLPGSSFVPSAAAPFLQRSVVKVAYVPNRADKVWAAHGRYLEREGAQREGARGVGFDSETEERALASALRDWQEEGDSLFWKLIVSPEQAHRMDLRLHARNLMERVSVDLGTRLDWVAIEHQNTDNSHVHIMLRGRKEDGTTLEIDPEYIKHGFRGRSIEIATNELGYRTEREHRETLSREVTALRRTSIDRALVNKSNALGDVRIAYLPPADSSLAAQRRFELGRLQHLRDLGLAQKRSAFTWRLESGFDDLLRELQQAGDIAKRVAQHAPHMRTPVTDLRRFKPAEGLFVTGRLIGTGLESDLYGRSYVLLEGENGVVHYAQQTRRIREARERGQLRLGQTVTLESVPYERRGVERYGVAVWRSDLPDLRELAYHQERRMAHGFRALFEHLLLVDEGQNARRAVATGWHEALKALAELEAPEIRTMDSLERFETPSGKPVRIADPVEGRLQRGRFVGYATSASAEQLAVVDNGRELVGLATTTANLAVGAQVQATAVRDRNRLVWRVDDLERLQAIDRDREGGA from the coding sequence ATGAGCGAGGACGAGCTTCGCGTACGGCCGGGGAAGATTCGCGGTGAACGCGGACGGCATCCTCGTGCTTCGCGACGCTTTCAGTTCAGCCGACGACTTGGATTGCCGGGGTCATCCTTTGTGCCCAGCGCGGCGGCGCCTTTTCTGCAGCGCAGCGTGGTCAAGGTGGCCTACGTCCCGAATCGGGCGGACAAGGTTTGGGCTGCACATGGTCGATATCTCGAGCGCGAAGGAGCGCAGCGAGAAGGCGCGCGAGGTGTCGGGTTCGATTCCGAAACTGAAGAACGCGCGCTGGCTTCCGCTCTCCGGGATTGGCAGGAGGAGGGCGATTCGCTCTTCTGGAAGCTCATCGTATCCCCCGAACAAGCGCATCGAATGGACCTCCGCCTGCATGCGCGAAACTTGATGGAACGGGTGTCGGTTGATCTCGGAACGCGCCTTGATTGGGTGGCGATCGAGCATCAGAACACGGATAACTCTCATGTTCACATCATGCTCCGCGGGCGCAAAGAAGACGGCACGACGCTCGAGATCGATCCCGAATACATCAAGCATGGGTTCCGAGGTCGAAGCATCGAGATCGCGACCAACGAGCTCGGATATCGCACCGAGCGGGAACACCGGGAGACGCTGTCACGAGAAGTGACGGCACTCCGCAGGACGTCGATTGACCGGGCCTTGGTGAACAAGTCGAATGCTTTGGGCGACGTGCGTATCGCGTACCTGCCACCGGCGGATTCGAGCCTGGCTGCGCAGCGCCGATTCGAGCTGGGTCGCTTGCAGCATCTTCGCGACCTCGGCTTGGCGCAGAAGCGAAGTGCGTTCACGTGGCGGCTTGAATCCGGATTCGACGACCTACTTCGTGAGCTGCAGCAGGCCGGCGACATCGCGAAGCGAGTCGCTCAACACGCTCCTCATATGCGCACTCCTGTCACGGATCTGAGAAGGTTCAAGCCCGCCGAAGGACTGTTCGTGACGGGTCGATTGATTGGAACGGGTCTCGAGAGCGACCTCTACGGACGGAGCTATGTCCTTCTCGAGGGAGAGAACGGCGTCGTTCACTACGCGCAACAGACCCGCCGCATCCGAGAGGCGCGGGAGCGTGGGCAGCTTCGATTGGGGCAGACGGTCACCCTCGAGTCGGTTCCCTACGAGCGTCGCGGCGTGGAGCGTTATGGCGTGGCGGTCTGGAGGTCGGACCTCCCCGATCTACGCGAGCTTGCCTACCACCAAGAGCGTCGGATGGCCCATGGCTTCCGTGCGCTCTTTGAGCATTTGCTTCTCGTCGATGAGGGCCAGAACGCGCGCCGGGCGGTCGCGACGGGCTGGCATGAGGCCCTCAAAGCGCTGGCAGAACTCGAAGCGCCGGAGATTCGTACGATGGATTCACTCGAGCGCTTTGAAACGCCATCCGGCAAGCCCGTGCGGATTGCCGATCCCGTGGAGGGGCGCCTGCAGAGAGGGCGATTCGTCGGCTACGCGACGAGCGCCTCTGCAGAGCAGTTGGCGGTCGTCGACAACGGGCGGGAGCTCGTCGGGCTCGCGACGACGACGGCAAATTTGGCGGTCGGCGCCCAGGTGCAAGCCACCGCAGTGCGCGACCGAAACCGATTGGTTTGGCGCGTCGACGACCTCGAGCGACTGCAGGCAATCGACCGAGACCGCGAGGGCGGCGCGTGA
- a CDS encoding MT-A70 family methyltransferase: protein MDQPDCSHPDHEEDRLVEIDQAKSALERASSIPEVQLLRDKAESIRIFLRQQQSTLEAQNRAAELKLYAERRLGELLKARVRRGGSPKSQRETSLPEGINRSQSHRWQRIASIPREAFEEHVRSKKARGDEITSNDAQRLARSIALREEVAALETDEVVTESAQNLESLVATHSGSFRTIYADPPWAYDNGGSRGAANNHYPTLSIDEIKRLPISDLAHARSHLHLWTTNAFLFAAREIIEAWGFEYKSCFVWVKPQMGTGNYWRVSHEFLLLGVRGKLPFLERDCMSWVEAPRTVRISAIVNGHFAPS, encoded by the coding sequence ATGGATCAACCCGACTGCTCGCACCCCGATCACGAAGAAGACCGCCTGGTCGAAATCGACCAGGCGAAGAGCGCGCTCGAGAGAGCTTCCTCGATTCCGGAAGTGCAGCTCCTGAGAGACAAGGCGGAGTCGATCCGAATCTTTCTCCGCCAGCAACAGTCAACCCTCGAGGCGCAGAACCGAGCAGCCGAGCTCAAGCTCTATGCCGAACGGCGCCTCGGCGAACTCCTCAAAGCGCGGGTGCGCCGAGGCGGTTCGCCAAAGTCGCAGCGTGAAACATCGCTTCCCGAGGGCATCAACCGAAGCCAGTCTCACCGATGGCAACGAATCGCTTCGATCCCGCGTGAAGCGTTCGAGGAACACGTCCGCAGCAAGAAAGCGCGCGGCGACGAGATCACATCGAACGATGCTCAGCGTCTTGCCCGGTCGATCGCGCTCCGCGAGGAAGTAGCGGCGCTCGAAACCGACGAAGTCGTGACCGAATCGGCCCAGAATCTCGAGTCGCTGGTCGCGACTCATTCGGGTTCGTTTCGGACAATCTACGCGGACCCGCCCTGGGCGTACGATAACGGCGGAAGCCGCGGCGCGGCGAACAATCACTACCCCACGCTCAGCATCGACGAAATCAAGCGTCTTCCGATTTCAGATCTCGCGCACGCTCGCAGCCACCTCCACCTCTGGACGACGAACGCCTTCCTGTTCGCAGCCCGGGAGATCATTGAAGCGTGGGGGTTCGAGTACAAGAGCTGTTTCGTCTGGGTGAAACCCCAGATGGGGACCGGAAACTATTGGCGCGTTTCCCATGAGTTCCTGCTCCTCGGCGTTCGCGGAAAACTCCCCTTCCTCGAACGTGATTGCATGAGCTGGGTCGAAGCGCCTCGCACGGTGCGCATTTCGGCGATCGTGAACGGTCATTTCGCTCCATCGTGA
- the trbJ gene encoding P-type conjugative transfer protein TrbJ has translation MSRMQALATATVLSLALIVVNPQVGHGQLFGGSGIVYDPIHHATTVLNHAEALLQTAAQVEMLRDMIENSRRAGSPSWGELAAILDQMEATLQSGQAIAYTLEGLDGRFRDAFPGYDPADDYARLYRGWSGTLLDTLRATLAATGVNARDARTIEDTLDVLRRRNATASGRMQALQIANALASRELEELAKLRQLIAASTNAQNVYLATREAREAASVASFERFLGEPGAEIPSSPAASERSFRWPFSGTGPGVFNE, from the coding sequence ATGAGTCGAATGCAAGCCTTGGCGACGGCCACGGTGTTGAGCTTGGCGCTCATCGTGGTCAATCCACAGGTCGGTCATGGTCAGCTCTTCGGTGGCTCCGGCATCGTCTACGACCCGATCCATCATGCCACGACCGTCCTCAACCACGCGGAGGCACTTCTTCAGACCGCGGCGCAGGTTGAGATGTTGCGCGACATGATTGAGAACTCGCGCCGCGCGGGGTCGCCGTCATGGGGAGAGCTCGCCGCGATCCTTGATCAGATGGAAGCGACGCTGCAATCGGGGCAAGCCATCGCGTACACCCTCGAAGGACTCGATGGACGGTTCCGGGATGCCTTCCCCGGCTATGACCCGGCCGATGATTATGCACGCCTCTATCGCGGCTGGTCGGGAACACTTCTTGACACCCTACGTGCGACGCTCGCTGCCACGGGCGTGAACGCCCGCGATGCGCGCACGATTGAAGACACGCTCGACGTTCTCCGGCGCCGGAACGCAACCGCCTCCGGGCGAATGCAAGCGCTGCAGATCGCGAATGCCCTGGCGAGCCGGGAGCTCGAGGAGCTGGCCAAGCTCCGCCAGCTCATCGCCGCGTCTACGAATGCCCAGAACGTGTATCTGGCAACACGCGAGGCTCGAGAAGCCGCGAGCGTGGCTTCCTTCGAACGATTCCTCGGTGAGCCAGGGGCTGAGATTCCGTCTTCGCCGGCAGCATCCGAGAGAAGCTTTCGTTGGCCGTTCAGCGGGACTGGCCCGGGAGTCTTCAATGAATAG
- a CDS encoding type IV secretory system conjugative DNA transfer family protein, translating into MSVAIVVLSCWATTQWAAWRLGFAEALGPPWIGLVYPPWGYFVWAIRFRDVAETAHIWEVGHWAIAIPSHLAILGAIGFSVWRARQIGGRSDLYGSARFATKAEIEEAGLLGHDSGVYVGALGEGARTFYLRDDGPSHCLAFAPTRSGKGVGLVLPTLLGGWVESAIIHDMKGENYAQTAAWRREMLGHRVLRFDPTAPEGNEGPDWARYNPLEEVRLGPLEVRDAQNVAAIIMDTGDGSDDTGVHWTETGADFLTSLTLHVLYSQPQATLRACLDLVSLPGVPIETICNEMIDTAHDPSGAWKWRSPSKGEPTRTHPTVSAGAQALLNKSPNERSSVVSTVRRALRLFADPVVARSTEASDFRITDLVAAETPTSLYLTIAPADLRRTRVLMRVLLQQVLHRLTEKLEAVREGEGGRRRLLLMLDEFTALGRLHFLHDALGYIAGYGIKAYIVVQDLEQLRALYGRDEAISANCDVRVAFRPNKLETARVLSEMTGQTTVHKETRTYTGSRLSPWLGHVIAAEQETQRALLTSDEIMRLGDDAALIFAPGLRPILGAKIRYYEDPTFSQRAGETSAGDGTVLGPPSS; encoded by the coding sequence ATGTCGGTTGCGATCGTCGTCCTGTCTTGTTGGGCGACGACCCAGTGGGCTGCATGGCGCCTTGGGTTCGCCGAGGCACTTGGCCCACCGTGGATAGGGCTCGTCTACCCGCCTTGGGGCTACTTCGTGTGGGCAATTCGCTTTCGCGATGTGGCTGAGACGGCACACATCTGGGAAGTGGGGCACTGGGCGATCGCGATTCCTTCCCATCTTGCGATCCTCGGGGCCATTGGGTTCTCGGTATGGCGCGCGCGGCAGATTGGCGGGCGAAGCGATCTCTATGGTTCCGCCCGCTTCGCGACGAAGGCGGAGATCGAGGAGGCCGGGCTTCTCGGCCACGACTCCGGCGTCTATGTGGGCGCATTGGGTGAAGGAGCGCGCACGTTCTACCTCCGCGACGATGGGCCCTCCCATTGCCTTGCATTCGCTCCCACGCGGAGTGGAAAGGGCGTCGGGCTCGTCCTTCCGACCTTGCTCGGAGGGTGGGTGGAGAGCGCGATCATTCACGACATGAAGGGCGAGAACTACGCGCAGACCGCGGCTTGGCGACGCGAGATGCTCGGCCACCGGGTGCTGCGATTCGACCCGACGGCGCCCGAGGGAAACGAGGGACCCGATTGGGCCCGGTACAACCCGCTCGAAGAGGTGCGGCTAGGCCCGCTCGAGGTTCGGGACGCCCAGAACGTCGCCGCGATCATCATGGATACCGGCGACGGAAGCGACGACACGGGCGTTCATTGGACGGAGACCGGCGCCGATTTCCTCACGTCTCTGACTCTGCACGTTCTCTATTCGCAGCCGCAGGCCACTCTCCGCGCTTGCCTCGATCTCGTTTCGCTCCCGGGCGTTCCGATCGAGACGATTTGCAACGAGATGATCGATACGGCTCATGACCCGAGCGGCGCCTGGAAGTGGCGTTCCCCCTCAAAGGGTGAGCCTACGAGAACGCATCCGACGGTTTCGGCCGGGGCCCAGGCGTTGCTGAACAAGAGCCCGAACGAGCGGTCGAGCGTCGTTTCGACGGTGCGACGAGCGCTTCGGCTATTCGCGGATCCGGTCGTGGCTCGGAGCACGGAGGCATCCGATTTTCGGATCACAGACCTCGTCGCCGCGGAGACGCCGACGTCGCTCTATCTAACGATTGCGCCCGCTGACCTGAGGCGAACACGGGTGCTGATGCGAGTGCTCCTGCAACAGGTGCTGCACCGTCTGACGGAGAAACTTGAAGCCGTCCGTGAAGGGGAGGGCGGGCGTAGAAGACTTCTGCTCATGCTGGATGAGTTCACGGCGCTCGGTCGGCTCCACTTCCTTCATGATGCGCTCGGCTACATCGCCGGATACGGCATCAAGGCCTACATCGTGGTTCAGGACCTTGAACAGCTCCGTGCCCTCTATGGACGCGATGAGGCCATCTCCGCGAACTGTGATGTGCGGGTTGCCTTTCGGCCGAACAAGCTCGAGACGGCCCGGGTGCTGTCGGAGATGACGGGGCAGACGACGGTTCACAAGGAGACGAGGACCTACACCGGAAGTCGACTGTCGCCATGGTTGGGGCACGTGATTGCGGCGGAGCAGGAGACGCAGCGTGCGCTTCTAACTTCCGACGAGATCATGCGTCTCGGCGACGACGCGGCGTTGATTTTCGCGCCGGGCCTGCGTCCAATCCTGGGAGCGAAGATCCGGTACTACGAGGATCCGACGTTCTCGCAGCGTGCCGGGGAGACCTCGGCCGGCGACGGCACCGTTCTCGGCCCGCCGAGCAGCTAG
- a CDS encoding S-adenosylmethionine-binding domain-containing protein, whose protein sequence is MAVHDHRNRCSRSTETSVHVGAKWVFTMLRNTHTAHSRKPALVSELIERVSSPPRLELFARSKRDGWTTWGNQSESGPPPFPARSASIPESANNERHEEIYQ, encoded by the coding sequence ATGGCTGTTCACGATCACCGAAATCGGTGTTCACGATCGACCGAAACGAGTGTTCACGTTGGAGCGAAATGGGTGTTCACGATGCTCCGAAACACGCACACGGCTCACAGCCGCAAACCCGCGCTCGTTTCGGAGCTCATCGAGCGCGTCTCGAGCCCGCCGCGGCTCGAACTTTTCGCCCGCTCGAAACGAGATGGCTGGACGACTTGGGGCAACCAGTCCGAGTCGGGCCCTCCACCCTTTCCGGCGCGATCGGCGTCAATCCCAGAGTCCGCAAACAACGAACGTCACGAGGAGATCTACCAATGA
- a CDS encoding VirB3 family type IV secretion system protein: MSEERRAEERSLRRIPIHRSLVRPVLYAGCERESIGTLAIVCFATAVGTGFTGYALITVGGLFLVGLLALQRLSRHDADIRLVLVRYFWFDAEYAHASEDDAEPRPIHPSVPTSD, from the coding sequence ATGAGCGAGGAACGGCGCGCAGAGGAGCGATCGCTTAGACGAATCCCGATTCATCGCTCGCTTGTCCGCCCGGTGCTTTACGCCGGCTGCGAGCGTGAATCAATCGGCACACTGGCCATCGTCTGTTTCGCGACGGCAGTGGGGACCGGCTTCACGGGCTACGCGCTGATCACCGTCGGCGGACTCTTTCTCGTCGGCCTGTTGGCCCTCCAACGCCTTTCTCGCCACGACGCTGACATCCGCCTCGTGCTCGTCCGGTACTTCTGGTTTGACGCTGAATATGCACACGCCTCGGAAGACGATGCCGAGCCGCGCCCCATTCACCCGTCGGTTCCCACTTCCGACTAG